Genomic window (Terriglobus sp. TAA 43):
ATGGATGGGCACGCGGACGACTTAAAGATACGCACTTGGGAATCGGAATCAATTCAGCAATGCATCGCACGAGCATGCTTCGTGACACTGCGAAGGTTGCATATGTCATCACAGACAATGACGACCTTGTCGACCACATTTCAGAATTATTAGATCAACACCGGATATTGACGAAATTTTTCCGATCCGCGAGCAATTATCTCGCTTATCAACGGCCACCGGTCACAAGTTGCGTGCTCATCAATCGGAGTTTGTCGGACCTGTCTGGAATGGATCTTGAATCCATGCTTAAAACTACGTCACCACCTATCGTCTTCCTTTCTAACAGTCGAGAGATTCCTGATTGTGTGCAGGCTATCAAGAAAGGCGCACAGGATTTTCTGACGATGCCGCTCGATTCATTGAGATTGCTAGACGCGCTGGAGGGTGCATTTCAAAAAGACAAATTCAGCCGAATCGTCCGCCTGGAACAGGAAGCCCTTCTCAATCGCTGGCGATCCCTAAGCCGTCGTGAAGCCGAAGTAGTGCGTTATGCGGTCCGTGGCTTCTTGAACAAACAGACGGCCGCTGAAATGAATATTGCTGAAAACACTGTTCAAGTGCACCGTGGGCGAGCAATGCAAAAAATGAGCGCCGCCTCCTTTGCTGATCTTGTTCGCATGACACTCAAGCTCGATGCCTACGGAGAAACCTCCTTTGTGTACAGCGATACAGGGTAAAGATGACTCGATTCGTTTCCAGCTCCCGTCTCATTTCTGTGGTCCAGGCTCCCCGGAGTACCCCTGTTCGGCCATGCGTTTTCCCATCGCTACATAAGCCATAGTGTCACGCGGCTGCCAGGTATCCAAGCCGTCAACGTAGCGGTTGTACATGCAGAAGGCAGCGGCGATCAGAACCGTGTCGTGAATATCGGTGTCAGTCGCGCCTGCCTCTTTCGCTTTTTCGACCAGTTCCTTCGTGACGCGTTTTCCGTCGATTTGAACTGCTTCAGCGATTGCAAGGAGAGCCTTGAGCTTATTTGGAATGGGCGCTGAAAGGTAGTCTCTGCACACGGCGTCGATGGCATCGATCCCTTCCGGGTGGAGGTGGGCCGCCGCGAAACTGTGACTCGTCTGGCAAAAGAAACAGTCGTTACGTGACGAGACGAACGATGCGATGAGTTCGCGGTCGGCAGAACTTAAGCCTTCATTGCCCGATGTGTGCAGAAGTACATGAGCGAGTTCGCGCATAGGTTTGGCAGTCTCGGGGCGGAAGCTGAAGCCGGCAGTAATTCCGGGCATACCTTCGGGCAGATCGATGTGCGGCATAGCTACTCCTCCGATAAATCAGGGTTTGCAAAATTCAGGTTGGAAGCGTGCAACGCTCCGTTGCGTTCGCTTCGAA
Coding sequences:
- a CDS encoding carboxymuconolactone decarboxylase family protein, which codes for MPHIDLPEGMPGITAGFSFRPETAKPMRELAHVLLHTSGNEGLSSADRELIASFVSSRNDCFFCQTSHSFAAAHLHPEGIDAIDAVCRDYLSAPIPNKLKALLAIAEAVQIDGKRVTKELVEKAKEAGATDTDIHDTVLIAAAFCMYNRYVDGLDTWQPRDTMAYVAMGKRMAEQGYSGEPGPQK
- a CDS encoding response regulator transcription factor, translated to MTTSIPYQTRTVPETDQDGWARGRLKDTHLGIGINSAMHRTSMLRDTAKVAYVITDNDDLVDHISELLDQHRILTKFFRSASNYLAYQRPPVTSCVLINRSLSDLSGMDLESMLKTTSPPIVFLSNSREIPDCVQAIKKGAQDFLTMPLDSLRLLDALEGAFQKDKFSRIVRLEQEALLNRWRSLSRREAEVVRYAVRGFLNKQTAAEMNIAENTVQVHRGRAMQKMSAASFADLVRMTLKLDAYGETSFVYSDTG